The following are encoded in a window of Ruminiclostridium herbifermentans genomic DNA:
- a CDS encoding ABC transporter permease, which yields MKSGKKPLSIWLLITFAILGLFIIFVVFPIVLILYKSIIMEDGSISFAYFAKFFSKKFYWSTLINSFKVTIASTLVSAVLGLIMAYVLRSVKIKGSKYLNILIVISYLSPPFIGAYAWVQLLGRNGFITRILNSIFHVQLGGIYGFAGIVLVFSLQSFPLVYMYVSGALKNLDNSLNEAAESLGCTVFQRVWRIIVPLVTPTLLASSLLVFMRVFSDFGTPMLIGEGYKTFPVLLYSQFMGEVNTDAHFAAALCVIVIAITLIMFFLQKFIGNRLTYSMSALKPMEAENATGVRNILAHFFVYAVVLVAILPQLTVMVTSFLETRGASYTGQFTLQNYKNILMPKNAITIINTYKFGLIAILLVVVIGVLVSYLTVRKPSFLTSILDTLTMFPYIIPGSVLGISFLYAFNKNPLLLSGTATIIIISLCIRRMPYTIRSSTAIIGQISPSIEEAAVSLGTTEMKSFIKITVPMMMAGVLSGAIMSWITLISELSSSIILYTSRTQTLTVAIYAEVIRSNFGNAAAYSTILTITSIVSLLIFFKVSGNNDISV from the coding sequence ATGAAGTCAGGCAAAAAACCATTAAGTATATGGCTACTCATAACCTTTGCTATATTAGGCTTATTTATAATTTTTGTAGTTTTTCCAATTGTGCTTATTTTGTATAAGAGTATTATAATGGAAGATGGAAGTATAAGTTTTGCTTATTTTGCAAAATTTTTCTCAAAGAAGTTTTATTGGAGTACATTGATTAATAGTTTTAAGGTTACAATTGCTTCTACCTTAGTGTCAGCTGTATTAGGACTGATTATGGCTTATGTACTAAGAAGCGTAAAGATTAAAGGAAGCAAGTATTTAAATATCCTCATTGTTATATCATATCTGTCACCTCCATTTATTGGAGCTTATGCATGGGTACAGCTCCTTGGAAGAAACGGATTTATAACAAGAATTTTAAATTCTATATTTCATGTACAATTAGGCGGTATTTATGGATTTGCAGGTATTGTACTTGTTTTCTCCTTGCAATCCTTCCCATTAGTTTATATGTATGTCTCAGGTGCATTGAAAAACTTAGATAATTCTTTAAATGAAGCGGCTGAAAGTCTTGGTTGTACTGTATTTCAAAGAGTATGGAGAATTATAGTTCCTTTAGTAACTCCAACTTTATTAGCCAGTTCCTTGTTGGTTTTCATGCGTGTATTTTCCGACTTTGGTACACCAATGCTAATTGGAGAGGGTTATAAGACATTCCCAGTATTGCTCTATAGCCAGTTTATGGGCGAAGTAAATACGGATGCTCATTTTGCTGCTGCACTTTGTGTTATTGTAATTGCAATTACATTAATTATGTTCTTCTTACAAAAATTCATCGGAAATCGTCTAACATATTCTATGTCAGCTCTAAAACCGATGGAAGCAGAAAATGCAACTGGGGTCCGTAACATCCTTGCTCACTTTTTTGTATATGCGGTTGTTCTAGTTGCAATTTTACCGCAGTTAACAGTAATGGTTACTTCTTTCTTAGAGACAAGAGGTGCTTCTTATACCGGACAATTTACTTTACAAAATTATAAGAACATCTTGATGCCAAAGAATGCTATTACAATAATCAACACATATAAATTTGGATTGATTGCAATACTTTTAGTTGTGGTTATAGGAGTATTAGTATCGTATTTGACTGTAAGAAAGCCGTCATTCTTAACATCCATACTAGACACCTTGACCATGTTCCCTTATATTATACCGGGATCGGTATTAGGTATTTCATTTCTATATGCATTTAATAAAAATCCATTGCTTTTAAGCGGTACAGCAACAATTATTATTATTTCTTTGTGTATCAGAAGAATGCCTTATACAATTCGTTCTAGTACAGCTATTATCGGACAGATTAGTCCAAGTATCGAAGAGGCTGCAGTCAGCTTAGGAACTACAGAGATGAAATCCTTTATAAAGATTACGGTACCTATGATGATGGCAGGTGTGCTATCTGGTGCAATTATGAGTTGGATTACTCTTATTAGTGAGTTAAGTTCTTCTATTATTCTATATACTAGTAGAACTCAGACTTTGACAGTAGCAATTTATGCAGAAGTTATCCGTAGTAATTTTGGAAATGCAGCTGCATATTCAACCATTTTGACAATTACCAGTATTGTATCATTGCTAATATTCTTTAAGGTATCAGGAAACAATGATATTAGTGTATAA
- a CDS encoding Fic family protein, whose translation MDQRENRGVYRRVPVMIMGAEHTPPQPYLVPLKMEELISAYSQDSLGHIIERVAKFHLDFEAIHPFIDGNGRTGRLVLNLELMKQGYPPINIKYSDRKRYYSCFTSYHTKNDPYEMILPLAENVESEIQNYIDEFRCLCVFLVFKVK comes from the coding sequence ATGGATCAAAGAGAAAACAGAGGTGTATATAGGCGAGTACCTGTAATGATAATGGGAGCAGAGCATACACCTCCGCAACCTTATTTGGTTCCTTTAAAAATGGAGGAGTTGATAAGTGCCTATAGTCAGGACAGTTTAGGTCACATAATAGAAAGAGTAGCAAAATTTCACCTTGATTTTGAAGCAATACATCCTTTTATTGACGGAAATGGCAGGACAGGCAGGCTTGTATTAAATCTAGAGTTAATGAAGCAGGGCTATCCTCCAATAAATATAAAGTACAGTGACAGAAAACGGTATTATTCTTGCTTTACAAGTTATCACACAAAAAATGACCCATATGAAATGATACTTCCATTAGCAGAAAATGTAGAGTCAGAGATTCAAAATTACATTGACGAATTCAGATGCTTATGTGTATTTTTGGTTTTCAAGGTGAAATAA
- a CDS encoding effector binding domain-containing protein yields MNYYERIQKSIDYIESNIENKIDLNQAAREAFMSQSNYYRIFFALVGYSVKEYIRLRRISLAASELRSSDIRIMDIAVKYDFDSQDSFSRAFKRITRFLPSEWRYQQTEFSFKRMSVLDKYFEIQDSELLEKYPDIKVLKKLEPVRVAYYCYYGTNPENGAFKVVSEWLKNSGLDMEKDGLRIFGYNNPSPTSPTQTEYGYEVCVTINDSIQVVDENVKTKVLEGGLYAVTGIKRDGNCDVGEEIMKAWQRFQNWLQDSKYAFGGHQWLEEHLGFDDEFNHVGGVDLYMPIVERGEVDTTKTFVDVEPMWTASYKVTGKDAIEKGRKYFLNWAKKQGLFKDGKKHRFFAYYNHDRMGQEDFFYKIHVTVDKDFAANDENIELEQFNGGHYAVIKTKFKYNGGAWSEFIYWISKNSEYSIGDWWFFEEYMIDKPVIEMDTEMLLHMPIKLRV; encoded by the coding sequence ATGAACTATTATGAACGAATACAAAAATCTATTGATTACATTGAAAGCAATATCGAAAATAAAATTGACTTAAATCAGGCTGCCAGGGAAGCCTTTATGTCACAGTCAAACTACTACAGGATATTTTTTGCTCTTGTAGGCTATTCTGTAAAGGAGTATATAAGGCTACGGAGAATTAGCCTCGCAGCTTCAGAACTACGTAGCAGTGATATTAGAATTATGGATATTGCTGTTAAATATGATTTTGATAGTCAGGACTCATTTTCAAGAGCATTTAAACGTATCACAAGATTTTTGCCTAGTGAGTGGAGATATCAGCAGACAGAATTTAGTTTTAAAAGGATGAGTGTTTTGGATAAATATTTTGAGATTCAGGATAGTGAATTGCTTGAAAAGTATCCGGATATTAAGGTGCTGAAGAAGCTTGAGCCAGTAAGAGTGGCGTATTACTGTTATTATGGAACAAATCCTGAAAATGGCGCATTTAAGGTTGTTAGTGAATGGCTGAAAAATAGTGGATTGGATATGGAGAAAGATGGTTTAAGAATATTTGGTTATAACAACCCAAGTCCGACATCCCCAACACAGACAGAGTATGGGTATGAGGTTTGTGTTACAATAAATGACTCAATTCAAGTAGTTGATGAGAATGTCAAAACTAAGGTTTTAGAGGGTGGCCTTTATGCTGTTACTGGAATTAAGCGAGATGGGAATTGCGATGTAGGTGAAGAAATAATGAAGGCGTGGCAACGCTTTCAAAATTGGCTTCAAGATAGTAAATATGCTTTTGGTGGACATCAGTGGCTAGAGGAACATTTGGGTTTTGATGATGAGTTTAATCACGTTGGTGGAGTAGATTTATATATGCCAATTGTGGAGAGGGGAGAGGTAGATACTACAAAGACTTTTGTTGATGTAGAACCAATGTGGACAGCTTCATATAAAGTTACTGGTAAGGATGCTATTGAAAAAGGGCGCAAGTACTTTTTGAATTGGGCAAAGAAGCAAGGCTTGTTCAAGGATGGTAAAAAGCATAGATTTTTTGCTTATTATAATCATGATAGGATGGGTCAGGAAGATTTTTTCTATAAAATACATGTGACAGTTGATAAGGATTTTGCAGCTAATGATGAAAATATTGAATTAGAGCAATTTAATGGCGGTCACTATGCCGTTATAAAAACAAAATTCAAATATAATGGTGGGGCTTGGAGTGAATTTATTTACTGGATTTCAAAAAACTCAGAATATTCCATTGGGGACTGGTGGTTTTTTGAAGAATACATGATTGACAAGCCAGTAATTGAAATGGACACTGAAATGTTACTACATATGCCTATAAAGTTAAGAGTATAA
- the deoC gene encoding deoxyribose-phosphate aldolase, protein MNKQDILSHVDHTLLLQTATWPEIRALCDDAIKYKTASVCIPPCYVARTKEYVGDRLAICTVIGFPNGNMTTAAKVFETSDAIANGADEIDMVINIGTLKNKEYTYVLEEIKAIKQACGNHILKVIIETCLLTEEEKITMCDLITKSGADYIKTSTGFSNAGATLEDIALFAKHVGPNVKIKAAGGIANFNDAEKFINLGADRLGTSRLVKLMKSQPVDGLY, encoded by the coding sequence ATGAATAAACAAGATATATTATCCCATGTAGACCACACATTGTTGCTACAAACTGCCACATGGCCAGAAATTAGAGCTCTTTGTGACGATGCCATCAAATATAAAACAGCTTCAGTTTGCATCCCTCCCTGCTATGTGGCCCGTACAAAAGAATATGTAGGTGACCGCTTGGCTATCTGCACCGTTATAGGTTTTCCAAATGGCAACATGACCACTGCTGCCAAAGTTTTTGAAACCAGTGATGCTATTGCTAACGGTGCTGATGAAATCGATATGGTTATCAATATTGGTACCCTGAAAAACAAAGAATATACTTATGTACTTGAAGAAATTAAAGCTATTAAGCAAGCCTGTGGTAACCATATTCTGAAGGTCATAATTGAAACCTGCCTTCTCACTGAAGAGGAAAAAATTACCATGTGTGATTTAATAACCAAATCTGGGGCAGACTATATTAAAACTAGTACTGGATTTTCCAATGCTGGCGCCACCCTTGAGGATATTGCCTTGTTCGCGAAGCACGTTGGACCCAATGTCAAAATAAAGGCTGCTGGTGGCATTGCCAATTTTAATGATGCCGAAAAATTTATCAATCTGGGTGCCGACCGTCTGGGAACAAGTCGTCTGGTAAAACTCATGAAATCCCAACCTGTTGATGGTTTGTATTAA
- a CDS encoding response regulator transcription factor: MYKVLIVEDEDIMRKGLMFMPNWQEVDCIVVGEAANGQEGLEKIKQLQPDIVIVDMNMPVMGGLEMLEKSIRENRYDAIIVSGYGEFEYARRGISLGVSEYLLKPVDYSKLYEAIRKIQAKRNTDTKIQNAIRQIDVEKKKYGILEFEEKKTGNRYVDLMIQEIHNNYSTRLVLSDISEKCKASCTYLNVKFKEETGYTFNDYLNRYRIQKAVDLLRENVHKIYEIAEMVGFSDYKYFIKVFKKYTGSSPARFIENN; this comes from the coding sequence ATGTATAAGGTATTGATTGTAGAAGATGAAGATATTATGCGGAAAGGCTTAATGTTTATGCCTAATTGGCAAGAGGTTGATTGTATTGTAGTAGGTGAAGCAGCAAATGGGCAAGAAGGTTTGGAGAAAATTAAACAACTCCAGCCAGACATTGTTATTGTAGATATGAATATGCCAGTAATGGGTGGCTTGGAAATGTTGGAAAAAAGTATTAGAGAAAACAGATATGATGCTATAATAGTATCTGGCTATGGAGAATTTGAATATGCAAGAAGAGGAATTAGCTTGGGTGTTTCAGAATACCTGCTAAAGCCAGTTGATTATTCCAAACTGTATGAGGCCATTCGGAAAATTCAAGCCAAGAGAAATACTGATACGAAAATTCAGAATGCAATTCGCCAAATTGATGTGGAAAAGAAAAAGTATGGAATTTTAGAATTTGAAGAGAAAAAAACAGGAAATCGTTATGTAGATTTAATGATTCAAGAAATTCATAATAATTATTCTACACGACTGGTTCTTTCTGATATTAGTGAGAAATGTAAAGCATCTTGCACATATTTAAACGTAAAATTTAAGGAAGAAACAGGGTATACATTTAATGATTATTTAAACAGATACCGCATTCAAAAAGCAGTTGATTTGTTAAGAGAAAATGTGCATAAAATTTATGAAATTGCAGAAATGGTTGGCTTTTCTGATTATAAATATTTTATAAAGGTTTTTAAAAAATATACTGGTAGTTCTCCAGCTCGTTTCATAGAGAATAACTAA
- a CDS encoding ABC transporter ATP-binding protein produces MSVAINIEKVVKRFGKDTVIDGLSLDVKPGEFFTLLGPSGCGKTTLLRMIIGFNSIEGGQIKVDGKVINDIPTNKRNMGMVFQNYAIFPHMTVKDNIAFGLKNRKVSKDEIEKKVDEILKIVKIDHLKDRKPQNLSGGQQQRIALARAIVIHPEVLLMDEPLSNLDAKLRIEMRNAIKQIQQQMGITTVYVTHDQEEALAVSDRIAVMNGGVIQQIDTPKQIYQRPANTFVSTFIGLSNIMNGVIDSNDNGNSIVRIGNYKFQMNNIKKDTGSNIPVKVSVRPEEFIINKETQEGIPVTVKNSVFLGVATHYFVVTNEGQEMEVIQNSDLGELIPNGSKIHLKLQVQKVNVFSADGSKTFIDREVRL; encoded by the coding sequence ATGAGTGTAGCAATTAATATAGAAAAAGTCGTCAAAAGATTTGGTAAAGATACCGTTATCGATGGATTATCATTAGATGTAAAACCAGGAGAATTTTTTACATTACTTGGCCCATCTGGTTGTGGAAAAACTACATTACTTCGAATGATAATTGGATTTAATTCAATTGAAGGCGGACAAATAAAGGTTGACGGAAAAGTAATTAATGATATTCCTACCAATAAGAGAAATATGGGAATGGTCTTTCAAAATTATGCAATATTTCCGCATATGACAGTTAAAGATAATATTGCATTTGGATTAAAGAACAGAAAAGTTTCTAAAGATGAGATTGAGAAAAAAGTAGATGAAATATTAAAGATAGTTAAAATCGACCATTTGAAAGATCGTAAGCCGCAAAATTTGTCCGGTGGTCAACAGCAACGTATTGCTTTGGCAAGAGCCATTGTAATTCATCCAGAAGTTCTTTTAATGGATGAGCCTCTTTCTAACCTTGATGCAAAATTGCGTATTGAAATGCGTAATGCAATAAAACAAATTCAGCAACAAATGGGAATTACGACTGTTTATGTAACTCACGATCAGGAGGAAGCATTGGCCGTATCTGATCGAATTGCAGTTATGAATGGTGGAGTGATTCAACAAATTGATACTCCTAAACAAATTTATCAGCGTCCAGCTAATACGTTTGTTTCTACATTTATTGGTCTTTCCAATATAATGAATGGAGTGATTGATAGCAATGATAATGGAAATAGCATTGTTCGAATTGGCAACTATAAATTCCAGATGAATAATATTAAAAAAGACACTGGTTCTAATATTCCTGTTAAGGTATCTGTTCGTCCGGAAGAATTTATTATAAATAAAGAGACACAAGAAGGTATTCCGGTTACAGTAAAAAACAGTGTTTTCTTGGGAGTCGCAACTCACTATTTTGTTGTAACAAATGAAGGACAAGAGATGGAGGTTATACAAAATTCAGATTTAGGGGAATTGATTCCAAACGGATCTAAAATACATTTAAAATTACAGGTACAAAAGGTAAATGTATTTAGTGCTGATGGCTCTAAGACCTTTATAGATAGGGAGGTTCGTTTATGA
- a CDS encoding phosphopentomutase, whose amino-acid sequence MKKYRRIITIVLDSLGIGAMKDSPDYGDVGVDTLGHIVEVMGGLNIPNLQKLGLANLHSLTNVPPVNSPLGYYCSLREISNGKDTMTGHWELMGLRVDTPFQTFTETGFPPELISELEARTGHRVIGNKSASGTEIIEELGEEHIATGAMIVYTSADSVLQICCNEETFGLQELYRCCEIARELTLRDEWKVGRVIARPFVGKKRGEFRRTSNRHDYALKPFGSTVLNALKDKGFDVISVGKIKDIFDGEGITAAYKSQSSVHGMEQTIDIARTDFYGFCFVNLVDFDALWGHRRNPKGYGEEIEKFDVKLGELLPLLKNDDLLILTADHGNDPTYTGTDHTREKVPFLAYSPSMTGFGPLPEQETFAVIGATIADNFGVSMPKNTIGTSLLHLLQ is encoded by the coding sequence ATGAAAAAATATAGACGTATTATAACCATTGTTCTCGATTCTTTAGGTATTGGTGCAATGAAGGATTCTCCTGATTATGGTGATGTAGGTGTAGATACTCTAGGCCATATTGTAGAAGTCATGGGCGGACTTAATATTCCCAATCTGCAAAAGTTAGGTCTAGCCAATTTGCATTCACTCACCAATGTGCCACCTGTAAATAGTCCCCTTGGCTATTATTGTTCACTCAGGGAAATAAGTAACGGAAAGGATACCATGACTGGTCATTGGGAATTAATGGGTCTGAGAGTAGATACACCTTTTCAAACTTTTACTGAAACTGGATTCCCTCCAGAGCTAATTTCCGAGCTGGAAGCACGCACAGGTCATCGTGTCATTGGAAACAAGAGTGCTTCTGGTACAGAAATCATTGAGGAGTTGGGCGAAGAGCATATCGCCACTGGTGCTATGATTGTGTATACATCTGCAGATTCGGTACTGCAAATCTGCTGTAACGAGGAAACCTTTGGCCTGCAGGAGCTATACCGATGCTGCGAAATTGCCCGTGAACTGACTTTACGTGACGAATGGAAGGTGGGCCGCGTTATAGCCAGACCTTTTGTAGGAAAAAAGCGGGGCGAATTTCGCCGAACTAGCAACCGCCACGATTATGCGCTCAAACCCTTTGGATCAACTGTTTTAAACGCCTTAAAAGATAAAGGTTTTGACGTAATTTCAGTTGGCAAAATTAAGGATATCTTCGATGGTGAGGGCATCACTGCTGCCTACAAATCTCAAAGTTCCGTTCACGGTATGGAGCAAACCATCGACATTGCTCGTACAGACTTTTACGGCTTTTGCTTTGTTAATCTGGTGGACTTTGATGCTCTTTGGGGTCACCGCAGAAATCCGAAAGGATATGGCGAGGAGATTGAGAAATTTGATGTCAAATTAGGTGAACTGCTGCCTTTGCTAAAAAATGACGATTTGCTGATACTCACCGCTGACCACGGCAATGACCCAACCTATACAGGCACTGACCACACCCGTGAAAAGGTTCCTTTCCTAGCCTATTCACCATCTATGACTGGTTTTGGCCCTTTGCCTGAGCAGGAAACCTTCGCTGTTATAGGTGCTACAATCGCCGATAACTTCGGCGTGTCAATGCCAAAAAACACAATAGGCACATCCCTGCTACATTTGTTGCAGTAA
- a CDS encoding extracellular solute-binding protein, with translation MRFKKRWMALMLVAVMAISMIGCANESTDNNTDTSQNNTQQQQGGSKEDNVLVVYTARSEVLNKAVISDFERDTGIKVELVTAGTGELLKRAESEKENPLGDIFWVADRTMLESSSDLFMQYVSPEDSNMLEGFQNTTGYFSPAFSDPPVLIVNTNLKGDIEIKGFKDLLNPKLKGKIAFGDPVNSSSAFQSLVAMLYAMGDNNDPMSDSAWNYVDQFLKNLDGKMSNSSSQVYKGVAEGEYIVGLTWEDPAANYVKEGASVEVVFPEEGTIFPGESVQILKNCKHPENAKKFVDFMLSEQIQNKVGSELTVRPLRKNATLADYMTPQSRIKLFNNYDEGWVANNKVNITSKFSEVLESSME, from the coding sequence ATGAGATTTAAAAAAAGATGGATGGCACTAATGTTAGTAGCAGTAATGGCAATATCCATGATCGGATGTGCAAATGAATCAACAGATAACAATACAGATACATCTCAAAATAATACCCAACAGCAACAAGGTGGTAGTAAAGAAGATAATGTATTAGTCGTATATACAGCGAGAAGTGAGGTGCTAAATAAAGCTGTAATTTCAGATTTTGAAAGAGATACTGGAATCAAAGTTGAGTTAGTAACTGCTGGTACAGGTGAGCTGCTAAAGCGAGCTGAATCAGAAAAAGAAAATCCGCTAGGTGATATTTTTTGGGTAGCAGATCGTACTATGCTTGAATCATCTTCCGATTTATTTATGCAGTATGTATCCCCAGAAGATTCAAATATGCTTGAAGGATTTCAGAATACTACTGGATATTTCTCACCAGCATTTTCAGATCCACCTGTTTTGATTGTTAATACTAATTTAAAGGGTGACATTGAAATCAAAGGGTTTAAAGATTTATTAAATCCTAAGTTAAAAGGGAAAATTGCTTTTGGTGATCCGGTAAATTCTAGTTCAGCATTCCAATCATTGGTAGCTATGTTATATGCTATGGGTGATAACAATGATCCAATGTCAGACAGTGCTTGGAACTATGTAGACCAATTCTTAAAAAATCTTGATGGTAAAATGAGCAATAGTTCCAGTCAGGTATATAAAGGTGTAGCAGAAGGCGAATATATAGTAGGTCTTACATGGGAGGACCCTGCAGCTAACTATGTAAAAGAAGGCGCATCTGTTGAGGTAGTGTTCCCAGAAGAAGGAACTATTTTCCCAGGAGAATCTGTACAGATATTAAAAAACTGTAAACATCCTGAAAACGCAAAGAAGTTTGTAGACTTCATGTTATCTGAACAAATTCAAAATAAAGTAGGTAGCGAATTAACAGTTCGTCCTCTTAGAAAGAATGCAACACTAGCAGATTACATGACACCTCAATCCAGGATTAAGTTATTTAATAACTATGATGAAGGATGGGTTGCAAATAATAAAGTAAACATTACAAGTAAATTCAGTGAGGTTCTGGAATCTTCCATGGAATAA
- a CDS encoding cache domain-containing sensor histidine kinase — translation MAANGYRRYVQKSIFRYMFSIILLLFILVFAFLIINMIWLTRVESQRNNTKIAKVLNQEIEKYKEGLSAFATDYNIINVCKQQSNEQTVKANRMLYDFSNSREIGGLFILVDLQGNIVSSNLYKDNQNIFLQSFLSKSLIKHMLNGPEKIFIVPSGLNYSYSQTGDLILSRTIMDGGKVVGFLFFDLLDEEIYQSVYKYNLDDVILTDQYNNLIFSIGRQSESFMGKYTVVNSQFEKKQSTTTNINGKYYLIIRNPISYSELYLYTLVSINFQLSLFRYAILFLIVVGLIMLIMLKPLAVLITNKNLYAIDELRNAVINMGKGNMEYSLRPHVFEEFQELHDTFRQMVLQREELQKKNSELIERKRVMEIKQLEEQINPHFVFNVLETLRYQVLIDAKKASEMIMSFANIMRYNIYYGDTIVPLKTDIEYVKDYLLLQKMRYNRRLTYSIDIPKELLDFKVPKLVIQPIVENSLKHGMKNVDSIHVKITAFIEDDCFKLIVQDNGTGIESEILDRLIEDLEKEDVSKEHIGMYNSHRVVRLLYGQPYGLKIESTYGKGTLVTIILPINERNDNV, via the coding sequence ATGGCTGCCAATGGATATAGAAGATATGTACAGAAATCAATTTTCCGCTATATGTTTTCTATTATATTATTGCTTTTTATATTAGTTTTTGCATTTCTGATCATTAATATGATATGGCTTACCAGAGTAGAAAGCCAGAGAAATAATACAAAAATTGCAAAGGTATTAAATCAGGAAATAGAAAAATACAAGGAAGGATTAAGTGCTTTTGCTACTGATTATAATATAATTAATGTATGTAAGCAGCAATCAAATGAACAGACTGTGAAAGCTAATCGCATGCTCTATGATTTTTCTAATTCAAGGGAAATTGGTGGGTTATTTATTCTTGTAGACTTACAAGGAAACATAGTTTCCTCAAATCTTTATAAAGATAATCAAAATATATTTTTGCAAAGCTTTCTTAGTAAAAGTTTAATTAAACATATGCTCAATGGGCCTGAAAAAATATTTATTGTTCCAAGTGGGCTGAATTATTCCTATAGTCAGACAGGAGATTTGATATTAAGCCGTACGATTATGGACGGAGGAAAAGTAGTTGGTTTTTTGTTCTTTGACTTGCTCGATGAAGAAATATATCAATCTGTATACAAATACAACTTAGATGATGTGATTCTTACCGACCAATATAATAACTTGATTTTTTCTATTGGAAGGCAAAGTGAGAGTTTCATGGGAAAATATACTGTTGTAAACTCTCAATTTGAAAAAAAACAATCTACTACTACCAATATTAATGGAAAATATTATCTCATAATAAGGAATCCTATTAGTTATAGTGAATTATATCTTTATACATTGGTTTCTATAAATTTTCAACTCAGTCTTTTTCGGTATGCTATTTTGTTTCTTATAGTTGTTGGATTGATAATGCTCATAATGCTCAAACCTTTAGCTGTACTAATTACTAATAAGAACTTATATGCGATAGACGAACTTAGGAATGCTGTTATAAATATGGGAAAAGGTAATATGGAATACTCACTACGTCCGCATGTTTTTGAAGAATTTCAGGAACTACATGATACTTTCCGGCAAATGGTGCTGCAACGTGAAGAACTTCAAAAAAAGAACAGTGAATTAATAGAAAGAAAAAGAGTAATGGAAATAAAACAGCTGGAAGAGCAGATTAATCCTCATTTTGTTTTTAATGTATTAGAAACTCTTCGTTATCAGGTTTTGATTGATGCTAAAAAAGCTTCTGAGATGATTATGTCCTTTGCTAATATTATGCGTTATAACATATATTATGGCGATACTATTGTACCTCTTAAGACGGACATTGAGTATGTGAAGGATTATTTATTATTACAAAAGATGCGTTATAATCGTCGCTTGACATATAGCATTGACATCCCGAAAGAACTTTTAGATTTTAAAGTTCCCAAATTAGTGATTCAGCCAATTGTAGAAAATTCATTAAAACATGGTATGAAGAATGTTGATTCTATTCATGTAAAGATTACTGCTTTTATTGAAGATGATTGCTTCAAGCTTATTGTACAGGATAATGGAACGGGAATAGAATCAGAAATACTGGATAGATTAATAGAAGATTTAGAAAAAGAAGATGTGTCGAAAGAGCACATTGGAATGTATAATTCTCACCGAGTTGTCCGACTGCTATATGGACAACCCTACGGGTTAAAAATAGAAAGTACCTACGGAAAAGGGACATTGGTAACAATTATCCTTCCAATAAATGAGAGGAACGACAATGTATAA